The genomic segment CTACTTTCGGTTATTATAACATATTAACCGGAGTGTTAAAGATGGATTAGTGAGATTATATTATCCTAATCCAGACACAGCATATAATAATTGTTAACTGATCCCAAAGCTGATTCCTTAAGCAAAAGAATGTTAATCGCTAGCGGGGAAGAATCTtgcattttcttaattaaattaatcaccttacttaattaattaaaataatcaattttgtcatttaattaaaagtcgCAGCATAACAAATCATTGAATCCTGCCATGTGCTGTGTTTGAATATGATTAAGCGATCGTGGCATAGAGACCCTTTTGCTTAACCATGGTTAATGTATTTAATTAGATTACGTGAGTAGAGTcggtctcatgtgagaccgtctcacgaatcttaatctgtgagacgggtcaaccctatggatattcacaataaaaagtaatattattagcataaaaaataatattttttcatggatgacccaaataagatatccgtctcacgaatatgacccgtgagaccatctcacacaagtttttgtaacGTGAATATTAACTTTAATCTCGTACACCGGGAGGGTTGTGCAACATATATATGGGAACAGCCGGCCTCGATTCGACCCCGACCGTCTCGCCCCGCCGAGATGGCGCCTGGGTTCTATCCTCATTTTGGGTTCCACGAACAATATTAGATCGTTTTGATAGCAAAATGTGTAAGCTAAAGAAATCTGTATGTGTTTGGATAAATTCTtgtaaatttttatgaaaatatttttaaaaaagtatgTTTTTCAAGTATAATTTTCAAGAATAGTTGAGAGGTGTTTTTTGATGtgtttatagaatttcttttaaaaaactGACTGtaaaaaagttttaaatttaatagttatttaaaaacatatttattcttgaaataacttcaaaaattaattttttttttctaaaaacgTGTTATAATTGCTTGTCCAAATTGAGTTAATGAACCATGCATATCGTAGCAATTAGCTAGCCAGTCTGTTTGAGCTAACCTACGGTATAGACATTAACGTGAAAGCTTACCTTAATTGTCGGATAAACAAACAATTAATTTTCAAGCGTGCTTTCCTTTATTAATTAAACATTTGTCATTAATTAATTGGCTAATCAAAATAGTCCACAAAAAAATGCaaatattttcaacaaaaagTGTCAATTCTCGATTATCTTAATCTCATTCGGCTTCCTCTTTTTCcttttcaatatatttattctacttaaatatatatatatatcttaaatatatatatatatatatatagacaaaaacttgtgtgagacggtttcacgggtcgtcttttgtgagacatatatcttatttgggttatctatgaaaaagtaatatattttattttaagattattaatttttattgtgaatatcggtaggaatCGACCCATCTCATAAAGATTTGTGATAACGTTTCAAAAAAAACCTactcatatatatacatatgattGTAAGTTGTAATATCACCTTTTTCGAGAATTTAGATTATTATTTAGTTTATCTGATCTAACGTGATTTGTAAATTATCGTGTTAATTTGGATTCTCTGTCCATGTCATAGAGTAACTAGCTGTTTAATCCATCGTCatgcaaatattattaaatacaaattttaatattaattatttaatatatatatatatatatatatatatatatatatttaaaaaaattattcgaATTAGAAGAGAGAGACGGAAGAGTGAGATCACGTGGGCGAGGAAAGTCCCGCGTTTTGCTGAAAGGGAAATGCAACTCACACTCGAAAGGCTTGCACCACCACGTGACCTTTCTTCCTTTATTACcaacatcaatttttttttatataactaaaataataaattttattatcatataattaaaatataatacttTTCGATGTTTCGAATTTCACACGAAAatttcaagaaattcaaatttatattttattgagTTGTAATAATGATCTCTATTAGAAAAACGATCGATAAATGATCGATGCTTGAAAGATTGAAGTTGCACATTAATTTGTAGTTATAACTTTTTGTAAATCAACAAATATTTGATCTTAcaaatttcaatttatttaGATTTGTTGCAGAAAACTCATGGATGCTTAATTTGGAATGAAATAACATTTATCTTGGTTATTTAACGTTTACCGTGAACATAATAATATATTGTTGCGATTGAATTAATCATTGTATTTACCCCTatgatgtatttttaaattttggttgtatgttgaaataaaaatcaacatgaaaatatttaaatcttATTGTTCAAATAATTAGTGACAAAAAATAGTAGGAAAATTTATTGATGGGGATGTGTGATCCAATCATGGTATTTGTGTTAAAATTTTGTTGTTAATAAGTAAGCTTTCAAATGTACCTTCTCTTATCCCCACGTGACATGTTAATCTAACCCAATCCATTAAATCATGTCATTACAATCTATTTGcctataatatatttatataaatcaaatattgaaTGTGATTGTGAACTTGCATGTTCAAatataggttttttttttttcaaaagtaattttttttaaattaagttAAAAAATAAGATAGGTTGTggagttttggaaaattaaaaaaaaaaaaaatttattatcaaTGACGGACGCTACAACATGTTTTGCAGTGGCTACCACTAATAGCAGCGAAACTCTGCAAAATTGCAGCGTCCAAGATATCATGTGGTAGCTGCCAACAACAGACACTGCTTTTTTTTTCataatcattattatttattaaattttaacacatattttattagtaaaatatgataactatatatatatatatatatagttatatAGACCAAAATATTCCCAATTTCAtcctttttttatattttttaaataaaaggtaaaacatatatacacatatatttcaattattctAATTAAAAGTACGtacaaaacaaaaatatatattatatatatatttacctaaaacttttaaatgattGTTCATAGAAATTATGTTTTTAGGTtgtactaaaaaaaaaaacctttgaATGGCTCGGATTCCGACAAGATTTAGCTTCAGTAAATAAGAGTATTAATCGGGATCACCAAAATATCATTAAAATATTCGCCAACGCCGTTAATTAACGCCGTCTCCTCCTAACGGCAACAACTCCCACCCCCCCTCTCCAAAACGCAGAACGGTGAACTAAAACTCTGTCCTTccactctctctctctctctgtatatatatatatatgtatatatatatagaagaagaaaaaatttctcGCCATCTTGGGAAGGAAGAAGCTTGAGCGAGAGATTTATCGGTTGCTCTCTCCTTGTTCTATCCAGCACGGTTTTCTCCTTCTCCTTTCCGGGTGTTCGGGAATTGTGTTGTTTCGAACTGGGCCTACCAGCAATCTGAGAAAGTTCTTCTTCGGGATCGCTTTCATCTTACATTTTTGGAATTTTGGAGAATCTGGAGCTGAATTATGCGTTGTTCGCCTTAATTGCGATTCTGGGTATGCGTCTTTTTGTCTCCAGCTTTTCCTTTTTCTCCATCTTTCTTCTGCTTGGTCCGATCTTTTTTCGATGTTTCAACTGCTACGTTATGAGTTCCATCGGTTTTTCGAGTGTGTTCAGTTGAATTGTGAGAATATCGGCTGAGTTCTTACCTGCAGATTAGGTGAAGAAGCGGACAAAGAATGGAGTAATGAACTGAATTGTCCGATGTGAGATTTGAGCTGGATTCTCCCGGCGATATATTCACATGAAATTTTCGCCGTGAATGCTTGTACGATTTCCACTGTGCAGACGGATCTGATTTGGTTCGCACCTTTACGCTTGAATTCCGAACTACGAGTTCGAAAGATTTCGAACTCATTTCCGTTTATCTGGTCGAGAAATTACCCGCAATTTAGCTGAATTTCGGTTCACTACACATGGAATTGCCTCGGCCCAGAGCTTATGAAACGGAAGGTAAACAAAACATCTCCTGATTAAAATttcttgttttgatttgaagcagcatatatatttttcattttgttCATGTATGAAAGAAAAGAATCATTATGGATTCGGGTAACTGATGGGaatatgatttgtgttatatgaACAGGTAGAAAGGCAACCCAAGATTTTCTTTCACTGTACTCGTCCTCTTCCCCGGTCCAACAAGATCCAACACCTCAACAgggtaaaaattatttgatcTCCTCATGCAGAAATCCCATCAGAATCtctctttttaaaaatattattattattattccagCAGAAAAGTTACTGTGTTTCTTGGAAGTTGTGAGGATTATCAGACCAGCAagtttttcttgattttttatTCGTTCTAATTCTTGTATTTCGAGGTGGGAGGTAAAACGATATAAAGAATGAAAGAACAAAGAAAACCTGAATCGCAGATAACAATTTGCTAGATTGGGGACTGTTAAAACTTGCTTGATTGTGGGTGGGGAAGAGGAAATGTCTGATGGCAACCCACGAGTGCCGCCAGTTAATGTACCCGTGACCCCATTGGCGTACGTTAGAAATCGGCTCCTTTGTGTTCGTGGGTGGGCCATCGCATTGATAGGCTTAcatttcatttcaaattaaaaaagGGAGAGGTTAGGACTTAGCTGCTCCACTCCCTTTGGGCATTTTGGACAATTTTCTTTTAGTGATCTCTTCTTCCACGATCCATCCTGTTCGAATGATTGGTAATCATGGTATAGAATCAAGCCGCGGAATTTTATCTGGGCTTAACATATTTTGGATGTGgagtttatattaaaaataaatataaaacgTATCGGTGGACTCCTATGTTCACTCTTAACGGACTAGATCATCAGGCTGAAAAAGAACACAACTTCAGTTTATATGTTGCTAGGCAAGAAAATGGGCTTCATCTGGATGTAAAGATTTCTCCATATGTTTAAAATGAGATCTTTCTATTTAGCAAATTGATGCCggatttaaaaatttttctatatatatattttttaattcaaGAACCACCTTTCGATCTGTCCCTCTTATCTTGCTTAACCATCATCACTGTAATGGCAAACGGCAGGTGGCTACCTTGAAACTCATGACTTCTTACGACCACTGGAACGAGTGGGGAATAATGGGACAAAAGAGGAAAGCAAAGTTGAAATGAGTGTCGTCGATAAGCTTCCACCGCCAGCAGCGGAGCATCTTCTTCCTGGTGGAATTGACACTTACAGCATCTCTTATTTTAACCAAAGAGGTTTGAAGCTCGAAGGAGAAGGAAGCTTATATACGATGCAGGCAAGTAGTGCCACGAGAAATGAAGATAACTCAAACAGCAGTTCTCACACGGGGAGTGGTTTCACACTGTGGAATGAATCTGCAGTTAAAAAGGGAAAGACAGGGAAGgagaatttttctgcacaaagACATGTGCAAGGTAACCCGTTTATTTCTGGAATCTGGACACGGGAATGAATGATAGGCTCTTGCAGTGGAAATAGAGCTTAGTTCATGCATGCAAATATGGTATCAAGTAACATCTTTTTAGCTGTGTGCAGTCCATGGTGGATAattcattgattttttttaccaaCCCGTTaaaattgaattattttttgtttgacTTGGCATTGTATTTTTGTGACCCTCCAAACATCATGAAAAGGGTTGGTTAAAAATTTTATTCCCTTAACCTCGGAATGCTAGCTCCGCTGGTACATACTCTTGGAAAGTTCCTAGTAATGAATAGGGTCTATAAAATGCTTGGCCTGAGGTATCAGCCTTACCATTTCAGTTTTGGGTTGGAACTTTTCGTTTTCAATCAAGCCTCAAGCTTCTCAAGAAGTCATGCAGCTACACGATCAAGAACTGCCATTTATATTCCAGTGGAAAGCTGCAatttcattttcatagtttCCTTGTCCTGAACATGGACAAGTGGCAAGTTATCTCAGATTCTCAACTGTGGGATGGATTAGAGAATTTTCTCTCTTTTAAGCTATAGAAATTTCTTATCGGACGCTTGAAGTTTAATTTTTCAGCACTTGGCCTAACTGAATGTCAGGGATTGTCTCTTTCATCTGTTTGCAGCGATCTTCATGTTGTGCTAATGATGAAATTTTAAGACTTTGCACTTTCATGATCTCAGCTGTCTCAAAAATTGATTAATTTTTGGCAGAAGCAGGTCTGAATATGGTGGGAGGACAATGGATACCAGCGTTGGAAAGGCCATCACAATCATCTTCTCACAATAAGCGCAACACCACAACCTTGGGCTCTTTCTCGTCCTCTCAGTCAGTAATTTTTGTTTATCcgttttcatttatttttaaatgtattaGTAGTATCAAgaatatatgtttatatttagTTTCCTTCTTTTTTTGAAGTCCTCTATGAACTTTTGCTGTCATTTTGTAGGCCAGCATCATCTCAGAAGAACTACAGTTTCATGAGTATGAAAAAGTCAGCTGAAAATGATCAAAAGGAGTGTGACGATGATAACGTCAAAGATTTCATTATGAAGAAAGTGCCTTCATTTCAACCAAAAGGTCTCTTTTTGTTGTGTATATTGGTCATGGACTCCCAAGTCTTTGTGTTTGCATTTATGATTAGATTAAATTTCGCAGGCAATTTGTCAGTAAAAATTGAAGCCAGGACCATAGATCAGAAGCCTAATACACCTCGTTCAAAACACTCAGCAACTGAGCAACGTAGGAGAAGCAAGATTAATGACAGGCATGTCTATGAACACTCAAACTTCAAACTTAAGCATGTTGGCATCCAATTATGTATTCATGATTTATCTCTAGTTTGTATGATAATCTTCCTGCGTAATACAGATTTCAAAATCTGAGGGAGATCGTTCCTAACAGTGACCAGAAGAGAGACAAGGCATCGTTCTTATTAGAGGTAGTTGGAGAtcgtaaaataaaatttgtttctAACATCAgatattatgattcttgacTTTATAAATTGAAGTTCACAATATATTTGCAGGTTATTGAGTACATTCAGTTCTTGCAAGAAAAAGTAAACAAATATGAAAGTTCGTACAGTGTCTGGAATCACGAAACATCCAAGATCACACAAAGAGTAagcttatattttttaaaattgtattattttgaTTTCTTGGATACAATATTTTTTCTATAATTCGGATGATTGTAAGTTTGatgcttaatttatttaatatgtaCCATttgcattttttaaaaaaatactcaCTTTGCTTGTAGCTTGATTGCAAGAATCTATTGTCGACGCTCTTATCATTTgcaaccaaagaaaataaattagTAATTTCATTTCACTTGTAAACAGAGGAACTGTCATATGGGTGAAGGTGTTGTTGATCATTCACAATGGGCGAACAATGGTTCAGGCCCAGCTTCAGCATTAGCTGCGAGGTTTGAGGAGAATAAAATCCGAGTTTCCCCTGCTATGCCAATCAATGGACAAAATTTAGTTGAATCGGACATAAGTACTGCTACAACGTTCAAAGAAAAGGCTCAGCAGCCTGGATTAACTTCTAAGGCAGCACCGGTTCATCCACCAATGCAACCAAGCATCTTCAATTTAGGGAGAACTAGCGCTGTAGCTTCGCCACTCTCACCGCAACAAGCATCAGATATGAATAAAACCACATCATGGATCCCATCTCACGTTCTTCAGAACAGATCATGTACAGATTATTGGACCAGAGATAAGCTGAAAGACCAGAATTTGGCCATTGAAAGTGGTACTATTAGCATCTCAAGTGCCTATTCACAGAGGTGAGCCTCTTAGTTCTGATAGTGTGGCTTTCTatgatttggtgataaccacatGAGTTTGTTGTATCGAACAGGTTGTTGAGTACACTTACTCTAGCGTTACAGGAATCGGGAATCGATCTTTCTCAGGCTAGCATCTCGGTGCAGATTGATCTGGGAAAGAGATCTAACTGTGCTAATTCTTCCACGTCCGCTGTCAAGGTTAGGTGCTTGGCCACCTTATTCTGTAGTCTTAGGAACAAAAATTATCTTATCCTACTGCTTCATGCCATAAATTTCGAATTCTCGCACATTTTGCAGCCGGACAATGATCCACGAGATACATGTGTGGAGGATGAATTCGGCCAAGCTTTAAAGAGGCTTAAAACTATCTGAACTGAATCCTAATGCAAATGTAACAGTACAGTAATATTCTTTTgtgcttttatttttttttccttttccatCTTGACAGAGAGAACCTCCTAACTGATATCAGGAGCTGATGTACATATATTTTTGTGTATCTATATTTTTTTCCCAGGAGTCTTGGGGATGCACAGATTCTCCAAGCACAAAATTTATGATTATACACTAcctttaatattattatttttattaactaCTATTATTATCAGTATCTATTTTGTTGTAACATTGACAAACCCTTCTTTCTGTTTCAAGTTCTAAATATGAAGTTTCCAATATTTGTCTGCACTGTGAGTTTACATTACATATTCAATGAACTATTGTTGTTTATGCATGCATTAAAGCATGACACCTAAACAATAACATGGAACAATGTCTTTTTAGCATTATCTTTGGTGAAATAGCATCAGACGTAtcccataacataaaccttCAAACTTTGTACCATTAATCCGTTACACCATGTGAAGTTTCCAatatttttcttgattgtaACCATCAAGGAATTGAGTAAACTTTAGTAAATTGTTACTTGGATGGTCTCACATCACagtagatttttaaattttttactttATCTATTAGGTAATTTTAGtgcaaaaattattttatgatatCTTAACATAAAATAGAACACCAAAACGTCAATAGGAGACACTAGAAGGAATGAATTGTTAAAAAGCTTCAACGATCAAAACCTATATGTGCATCAATCCGTGTAAAAAACAGACGAGTTTATGAACCCCTTCAATGACAGGGTAGATTCTATACATGAATTGTAACAGTATCattgacataaaaacataaatccAATCGAACCAGCCATTCGAACCCTCTCCCAGTTCATTCAAGATCACCTCATCCTTCTAGAAACTTCAAGAAAatacccatatcttgaggaccATGTCGAGAACTACAGTCCCCAATTTCAACACACAACTTGCATGTATTTTCTGATCAAACACATCCAAGAAGGTTCATAATATTCTACTTGGGGGCTCATCTTCGTCCATCGGTTGCAAACACTCGGATGGGTTGGCGTAGAAGTAGTCCTCTTCTTTAGGTCTATCTGGAATTACCAACCTTCTGGTCGGTTTCCCCATGCGTTCTGAGTGAGCATCCTTAACTGCAGCAGAGAACTCGTCCCAGTTCAGAGATCCTGAATTGTATCGATCTATTAGATCGACTAGCAGTCTTCTGTCGAGTAAAATAGTTTTCTTGTACCCAAGATATCTGAAAGCCAAGAGACATGAACAGAGAAAAATCGTTATACTACATAGGCCAACTAAGATTTTCTAAACTGCAATTTTCTATGTCATTACTGGCAAAGCAAAAACCAAACTGAGGCAAGTATTCATAGCATTCTCAAGAATTAGGAACTTTGTAACTAATTTACTAGAATTATACCTGCGATGGCCTTCAACGACCTTAGCCATGTTCCCATCATAGGTAGGGACAAAAATATCGCTTTGCAGAGAAACAAGATAATCCAGTGCTGCCATTTGAGATGAGTGATTTTGGAAAAACTTAAGGTCTGATGGCTCCAATAGAGTCTCCTTCCTGACCTGAGACAAGACAACAAAGACATCAGACCGATACAAGATGGCGAACCCATGGAAGACCCAAAACTATAGCTTCTGCATCATCTACGGACCAAATTTGGATAAGATGATTCAAGACTATGCAATCTTCTCTGTCCGCCGTATATTTCTCCAGCTGCTATGTAAATCTGAATATTACGATCGATGTCCAACGCCCTTAATGTTAGTGTGGTTTCCTCTGGAGTCAAAGGACAGAGACCGTCTTTCCTTTTTAAATCAGAGTCGATGATCTTCTCTTTCCACCAGGGATACACATATCTACCATTTAAGGATAATTTAGCAGGAGAATAAATATTTAGTTTGTGTGTCGCATTATATACTAGGAAAAAACCAAGAAAAAGGTGCACCTCATTCTTGTCAACTCTTCCACCTCCTCAGTATTGCAACCACGAGTACAGCCAGAAAAGGCCAACATATCCATTTCATACCGCAGATGAAGTACCAAAACCGGGCCTTTTTGTCTCAGCAATTTCACAACTTTTCTACCCAATTCTTCTATTTCAGGCGTAAACTTCAAAACATTAAAGTTTACATGGCAACGAAGCTTTTGAATCTCTAAAGGCAAGCCATTATTGGCTAGCCGAGCATCAGTTCTGTTCAGATGTACGACTTTATACTTCTGGATGAGAGGAAGAATCTGCATGTAAGAAGGAAAAATGTAACAACCATAAATCATAAGAGTGACAAAAATTTGGAATCAAAGAAACGCCATAAAAAACCAGCCAACCTGACTCTGATAATAAGAGATGTCGGACCAACTAATAGGGGGCATGTTATAGATTATTCCTTGCTCCACTCTCTTCTTCACCCTTGGTGGTAGATCCTTAAGTATCCGAAGTTCGTCTCTCAGGGATGTAATGAAATGATCGATGTCAAATATGTCCTGGAACTCGCTGCAGCAACCCAAACAATTTGGTTTAGGATGGACAAATACTATCTTGAAACGCTTGAAGAAAGTATCGAACTTCAAAAGAACTATTCATCAGTTGGTGGACAAACCTCGGATCATTCCAAAAGGAAGTTCTATCAAGTTCAGGGACTATGAGAGTAACATTCAGATATCTTGCAATTGCTACCATGTCACATATCTGTACGCAAATGATAAACAAAATCATCCATTGGACTTCGTAAAATTACACAAGACACCAAATAATTCGACATGTGGCAACATGTCATTAATAATACAAAAACAACCTACCGCTGCCCTCATTTGATTGAGCCCTCCATTGCATGAAACCATCAAGTAGCCGTTGTTCTTGTAAACTCCTAAATGTGAAAATTCGAGTCAAACTGAACATCAACACACCATAACTAACGGAGGAAAACAGCTAATTGCAGTAAAAAATGTAATATCACACAAAAAAGCATGTGACCGTCAATGAGAACAATATCCAGCTAAAAAACATATAGAAATCCAATTTCGAGAAAAGTTCAAAGATTCAAGGCCTGCAGCACCTGAAAAACGAAAGCTGCAGAATTATAAAGCACCATACAGCATCTATATGAACAAGCACCATCCACCAAAAAGAAGAATTTGATTGGTTCGCAAAGAAAGCTAATGCAACGCATTTTGCAATAAAATCTCTTCACTGAACCTTGGAGATTTGCAGAAAGTAATAGAAGAGCTACACACTCTACAGCAAGCAATAAAGAACAAGCCAAACATATACCAGTTCTCCACAGATAACTCAATTTCGTAGAAGGAAAACAATCAAGGCATACAATAAGACATTAAATAACCCAAACCCACAAAGAAAAACCTCTCGgagtaactttttttttttaaccaaacAGTCTATGCACTAAATCAATCGTCTTCCTTTTATGCAATCTAAACAACAAAGAATTCCAAGAGTTCTCGCAAAGAATTCCAAGATTTCTCGTAGGAACACAGTAGAGCCTTGATATACTAACTCTTTGGTTGAAGAACTCTAAGGGGGAGTTCGGGTGATGAATGAGCATCCAAGGCAACCGATTCTTGGGAAAAGCAAGATGGCCATCCCTTCAACACGAGAGGCCCCCACGATTCACCCAATGCCGTCAACTGAACAATGCAAGTCCACAGCAAAACCGTCGTCGTGGCCCTTATGATCCACAGCTTGATTCTCGACCGTGACACCACCCCACTATTCCTCAGTTTCTCGAATCGTTCCCCACCAAACGCCGCTGTCTTCAGCCCCATTATCCCCCAACGTCTCCTCCTCCTATTGCTCTCCTGACGACCCTCTATTCTGCACATTTCACCAACCCATACACACTCCACACTATCCCACCCAAACAACAGCAATCAGCTCGAATTTCGTCGTTCTTGGATCTATCTTACGATCCCAACGCTGCTCCTTCTTGTCAAAGGAAACAGTCCTATTAATATCAAGGAATGGGGAGGAGAAGTTAAATGTCAAAATCTACAGGGACAAGGAAACTAAATTGTTCCAAGATTCCTCCCCCAAAATACAAACTCCAATAACAATCCCTTCAACAAACGCGTATTATTCCACGGATAAACAAAACAAAAGTCGCGATCTTTAGCAAACCCAAGTCAAGAAATCGAAACATTCAACGTTTTCACGGGCAAAAATGAAAAGGGCCACAGCCAAAATGGACAATGTAAGAGATCCGGGGTCAAATCCCAGCAACATTATAGGATTCACGGCGGCGGAAAATGGTGGGCAAGCCGCAGGCTAACCGTGGAGAATGCAATTGAGGACCCCTGTTCCCATCGTATTCTTAACCATGAAAAAGCCTATCTGGTTACTACAAGTTCCGATCTAGTGCGGGGAGTTCCACCTTAAGAAGAATCACCTCCGATTTCATTGAAATTAATTCATTTTATCATCAGTAATAATTATGAGAATGAAAACCAAATTCATGATATAgattatacaaaattataattttcatcTCCTTGTAGatttttgtaaatatatatgaaaaccaaattcatgtatatgtatatatgtgtatatcaTGATCTAAATGAATCATGAAtccattatataattaatatcttATAGTTTTTTT from the Primulina tabacum isolate GXHZ01 chromosome 16, ASM2559414v2, whole genome shotgun sequence genome contains:
- the LOC142529236 gene encoding transcription factor BIM1-like isoform X2 — its product is MELPRPRAYETEGRKATQDFLSLYSSSSPVQQDPTPQQGGYLETHDFLRPLERVGNNGTKEESKVEMSVVDKLPPPAAEHLLPGGIDTYSISYFNQRGLKLEGEGSLYTMQASSATRNEDNSNSSSHTGSGFTLWNESAVKKGKTGKENFSAQRHVQGLNMVGGQWIPALERPSQSSSHNKRNTTTLGSFSSSQPASSQKNYSFMSMKKSAENDQKECDDDNVKDFIMKKVPSFQPKGNLSVKIEARTIDQKPNTPRSKHSATEQRRRSKINDRFQNLREIVPNSDQKRDKASFLLEVIEYIQFLQEKVNKYESSYSVWNHETSKITQRRNCHMGEGVVDHSQWANNGSGPASALAARFEENKIRVSPAMPINGQNLVESDISTATTFKEKAQQPGLTSKAAPVHPPMQPSIFNLGRTSAVASPLSPQQASDMNKTTSWIPSHVLQNRSCTDYWTRDKLKDQNLAIESGTISISSAYSQRLLSTLTLALQESGIDLSQASISVQIDLGKRSNCANSSTSAVKPDNDPRDTCVEDEFGQALKRLKTI
- the LOC142528863 gene encoding rhamnogalacturonan I rhamnosyltransferase 1-like; this encodes MCRIEGRQESNRRRRRWGIMGLKTAAFGGERFEKLRNSGVVSRSRIKLWIIRATTTVLLWTCIVQLTALGESWGPLVLKGWPSCFSQESVALDAHSSPELPLRVLQPKRVYKNNGYLMVSCNGGLNQMRAAICDMVAIARYLNVTLIVPELDRTSFWNDPSEFQDIFDIDHFITSLRDELRILKDLPPRVKKRVEQGIIYNMPPISWSDISYYQSQILPLIQKYKVVHLNRTDARLANNGLPLEIQKLRCHVNFNVLKFTPEIEELGRKVVKLLRQKGPVLVLHLRYEMDMLAFSGCTRGCNTEEVEELTRMRYVYPWWKEKIIDSDLKRKDGLCPLTPEETTLTLRALDIDRNIQIYIAAGEIYGGQRRLHSLESSYPNLVRKETLLEPSDLKFFQNHSSQMAALDYLVSLQSDIFVPTYDGNMAKVVEGHRRYLGYKKTILLDRRLLVDLIDRYNSGSLNWDEFSAAVKDAHSERMGKPTRRLVIPDRPKEEDYFYANPSECLQPMDEDEPPSRIL
- the LOC142529236 gene encoding transcription factor BIM1-like isoform X1; the encoded protein is MELPRPRAYETEGRKATQDFLSLYSSSSPVQQDPTPQQGGYLETHDFLRPLERVGNNGTKEESKVEMSVVDKLPPPAAEHLLPGGIDTYSISYFNQRGLKLEGEGSLYTMQASSATRNEDNSNSSSHTGSGFTLWNESAVKKGKTGKENFSAQRHVQEAGLNMVGGQWIPALERPSQSSSHNKRNTTTLGSFSSSQPASSQKNYSFMSMKKSAENDQKECDDDNVKDFIMKKVPSFQPKGNLSVKIEARTIDQKPNTPRSKHSATEQRRRSKINDRFQNLREIVPNSDQKRDKASFLLEVIEYIQFLQEKVNKYESSYSVWNHETSKITQRRNCHMGEGVVDHSQWANNGSGPASALAARFEENKIRVSPAMPINGQNLVESDISTATTFKEKAQQPGLTSKAAPVHPPMQPSIFNLGRTSAVASPLSPQQASDMNKTTSWIPSHVLQNRSCTDYWTRDKLKDQNLAIESGTISISSAYSQRLLSTLTLALQESGIDLSQASISVQIDLGKRSNCANSSTSAVKPDNDPRDTCVEDEFGQALKRLKTI